DNA sequence from the Trypanosoma brucei gambiense DAL972 chromosome 9, complete sequence genome:
gcacaaaagagaagaggaaggacCGAAAGAATGAAGGAAGGATACAGCAGAGTATGAGGGTAcgtaaataagtaaatatgGTATGGTTATGTATTTgtgaacaaaagaaaacaaaaagaaatgaagagggagaaacgaaaaaaaaccaaaaaaaacaacaacacacacacacgaaggAATACATATGAAGGGGTATGTtgataaaagtaaaagttgagtgaggggaaaacaaaggtaGCTACTGTaaggaaataaaatgaggaaaggaaTAGCAAGAAAACaggtaaagagaaaaaggaattaCTCACTAATTTTTTCTACCTATGACATAAAGGGAAGAATGTCCGGTGAAGTGGGTGAGTAGcgccgaaaaagaaaaaaaaatcagcgaaagcaaaagaaaagagatgaagaagaaaaacgtgaaattaacaaaaagggtacaagtaataataatgtaaTACGTctcttcttcaaaaaaaaaactaattaTATGTGGCCGCCAAACGAACGGTAATAAACAAgaatagaaaaaaggaaaatatttgaataactaaacaatgaaaataaattaaGGAACGGGGAGTGTCAAACCGACCTGACAAACCGTCTGGTGAGGGCTAGGTATATGCAATCACCACCGTCATCGCTGATTCTCAAGTGCATATTCCCAATAGGGCCACACATGCACTCATGTACGGTCTCCTAaggtgtatgtatgtgtgcgttaGGTGTGTATGAAGCGAGCAAAGAAGAGAGGGGGGTCGAAATGGATGGCTCGGCAAACGGGTCTGCCAactattttcttccctctcccttgGTTCTATTGCCTTGGTCGTTTTGCCATTTGAAAGacctcttctttgtttttttttcttccatttcacCGCACCCGTCCCCGACGCCACCGggttcccattttttttgtaactgAAAAGAGGGACGGTACTGACACTTGGGGCGAATAACGGACACTAAGCGAACCTCACCCTTGAGTCTTCCCCACAAGGTGTTGGTTGCcgcatgtgcgtgtgtgtgtgatttgTGTGATACAGACATACGGCGCCGAagttgggggaaaaaaagagaagaaaagaactgAGTTTGAAAAATGGGTGTTGGGTGCAGCGaatgggaaaaggaaaagaatgagaGGAAGTGTAACCAATGCCTTTCGTGCGGCAGCGCGGTTGAAGCGTTCATTGCAGCTTTACGAAATGTTGCCAGCGCAGGGAAATAATTACCCCGAGAAGTGTCGGAAGGTGCATCTTATTGCAGATGTCCCTGAATGAGAAGTGATGAACGGAAATAAGGCATTGGAGGAGAGGaataaaatacaaataaaatcaaaaaaggctgaaaagaaaaaaaaataaaagagaccTAGCGGTATGCAGCTACCACAAATCGGCGGACACATGCCTCACTCCCGTGGCGAAGCAGAGGGTACGGCACCCAAACTGTAGGAGCTGCGATGTGTCACACTGCTGTGAGTGTCACGGCGGCAAACGGCGTGTGCAGACATCACCGTTTCAATGACGTCAAAAAGGCAGTGGCGTTGTACGTGTCTGTGGAATAGAAAATAAAGTAGGCAAATAACTGCTCATACACATGAGGTCAGCCTCGCATCGCACCCCAATTAttcacccttttccttttctgattAACCGGTGGACTGAATAGGGCTCGGCCATGTTTGCTGCTTTTGGTGTTCTTATCtgcgcccccccccccacacacacccgTAGCTCACGCCCTTGTCATTGTTGTCATTTCTTCCATACTCccgtttcttattttccctttacaCCCCTGCGCAGTCcgaaaaaagggaattaaGGGAAAATATGGTGCCACGCCGAGAGCATAAAGAAGTCACCTCGGCGTTACTCTACTGCTTAACCCGGCGTGGCCCGCAAATGGTGATGCCCTTCCATCATTTGCCGCAGTAACTTTTTTCCAGTGCAAACTCACAAGACATGCATTTGGAACATATTGGCGCTGGGGATGCCAGGTGCCAACAGGGGTACTCTGTTTAATTGACGGTCAATAGCAGACAGCGTTTGTGTGATCTCCCTTTACCAGGCTGCAGATCCGTAGGGGTTGCCGAGTGGGAAGCCATCCGTTACGTTCCTGTcccattcctctcttcctcaCACATGATGGTCGCAGCCGCCTGTAGGTATAATGTATTACCTATGGGTACAGTGAGCATTTGTTTGGAATAAAATGCCTTTTGCGACCATACAACAACCTACGCGTAATCGGCTACACTTATGCCTGAGCTGGTCGTGCGTAGGTCGCGTGTCTTTAAGAATGGTGCTGCAGGCGCTTTCATGAATGCGGGGCGTTTAAGTTTTCACACTCCCGAAGGGCGGGATTATCGATACGAAGCGTAACATCTAGCTCTGAAAATGCGACCTAATCCCTATGCTCAGTCCGACAAACTCCCGAAAAAGTCTATGGTGCACGAGAAAGTCGAAAGGCCACCTATAATGGCTACCAACCGTCACTCCCCTCACGGGGCGGGGGCTCAGATTATGATAAACATCTCGAGGAGGGGCCGGAAGCGGTGAACTTTGCACGTGGCTGGGTGCGAGAACACGTTTGAATTCTTCACGAGGTCACTAGTTTGTAATATGGGGGAACGAATCACTCATATGGTTGTTACAACGCTATGCAGCTTGAGTGCTCATTTCTTCGTTTGTATGTACCAGATGTTATGTGAGAGACCAGCTTTTCAGCTGTTTCTCAAATAATTGACGGACCTTCGTGAGCgattgtactttttttttccaccgttTCGATGctattttttgtcctttccccctttttgaaCGCCAACTTTTAGTGAAATTAGTTGTACTTACTGTTGCATCAGGCGGCAGCAACCTAGATTGGATCGGACGAATCACATTGGCACCGAGTACTACCCCCCACTGATGCTCTCCGGTGTGTATGGTCCGCAAGCCGAAGGGGCACGCCAAATGTTAGCGACTTTGGGATACGATAATCCCTCATCCGAGGACATCGCACTCACGCTACAGCAAATGGGTGAGGCTCGGGCTTTTAGAACGCAACATGTCGCAACACAGCGGGGCACTCCCGATCAAACTGGCGTCTCACCCCCGCGCGGGGCATACGACACCACGATGAGCCCGCGGAACAGCGGTCAATCACCGGTAGGACGTGGTGGTGTACTGAAGGGCACCACCGCAACACCAGATGATGTGCGGCACGTGCGGGCAAAACCGCCACCGGTGGATTTCCGCGACTGCTTCGATTATCGCATGCACGAACGAGCACCTGGGCGAGTGTCCGTGGGAGGTATCCTGAAACGTGGCGGTGGTGAGAGGTCTAACAGGCGGTACGTTGACCCCGTCGACGGGCCGATTGCCGGTACCGTAGGGAAGGACCCATGGGGTCGTTTTCGCTTTGTGTCGACGGGAGATCGTATAACTCCTGAAGACCGCATAGAGCAGCACCTCCGACAACACGAAAAGGGACTCACCGCCCCACTCGGGGGGAGACGCACCAGTGAAACTAGGGAATACCCCGCTagaaaggggaggaggaacaaCGTCAGTAGGGGGCAAGACGAAGAGGACGAGTATTCTGACTACGTAGATGACTACTATGATGACGAGGGTTTCGGAGGAAATCTGGAGATGTTCTACGGTGGCCGTCCGCCCACTGCAGTAACACCCTCCATGACACTACGGCTCGGTAACAAGTTTGCACTTGATCAACGAAGCGCAAACACGATGTACAACTTTACTGGCGATAGTCGGTACAAGTACCGTAGTGGGCCCGGGGCACCTTTGTCCACTGTGTTGGGACCAAATGGGTCAACACTACGGAACCGTGCGGATCCGGTGCGACGGGGGCAGGAAATGCGTGAATTGTGGAAAAAGGATAGCTTCCTCGCCCAGCATGGCAGGAAAGAGGATCGCTGGAGGGTAAGGCAGACCATGCTAAGCCGCAGCCTCCAATGAGGCCGTATCGTTCTTTATTCTTGGAGTGGCTTggttcttttccttgttaGTAAGATCAAAGGTGGGGACCACATCCCTCAGATGAAAAGCGgcggagggagggagaaaggTGAAGGAGTGGAGGGGAAACTTGGGGAGGAGTGGGCGTCCGTTCTAATTGCTGCTATGTAATAGAAGTATCCGGTACGTATTATTCATGTTCTTGTTTGTGGGTATCcacatttttctttggtgcAGATACTTTTCCATCATGATTCCCTGTTTCAGAAAGGAGAAACTGCAGGTTCGTTTATGATGTCCACGCCTGTTAGACCTGGGAAATTCGACCTCACTGCTTTCCCTTATCACCACTTTGCTCGTTTTCCCGTGCATCTCCCCGTTCCCACGGTCATGGGGGAAAATGAGTGTACACAAGACGACTGTCAGTAAAGTTTAACAACAGACAAAGCCGAAGTGGGCTTACCTTAGGGAAATCAAGGGACAGCGTTCGACCCAGTAATGGCATGCCCCTTTACAACTGCAGTGCGGGTGGTACTTTGCGTCGCTGTACTCAAAATTCTGTGCGACGCCATTAATTTCCGCCGCTTCATTCGGGCACGGGTCACGTACGGTGGGGAAGGTGAAAGGGCTTCGAACTTCAACTAATGCCACGTAACATACTCGCGACGCATGCATAAGTACTAAAAGACAAACGAACGGCCGCCCCCGCAGGTTTGTCATTAGTGTGGCAATTATCGATTCTCCACCCCCACGGAAGCGCACAGATGCACACAAGCAGGCAGAGATACGCAAGTACAAACGCggttgtatgtgtgtgcaggTGATGAACTTCCCCTTTGCGTGCGCCGGCTCCACGAGGGCTATGAGCAACTGACTAGCGGAATGTGAtttccgcttttttttttccaagaTGTTGGAGTGCCACCTCCACATCAGTAGaggcaatatatatatatatacattggCAGCATCCCGTTCATTCACATCCTTATTAACGTGCGCGCTAGCTACGCGGTGGAGGGGAGGCAAGAAAGTGTTTATGGGAGTTATGCACTGAGGGGCAACTATCTTATCAAACCTGCcgcctccctccccccccacGGCAAAACCGCACATAGCATTAGGTTATTATTATGTCCTTTTGGGGCattattatcgttttttttcttttacttgtcTTCCAGCGTTTGTTATAACTGATGGCATCGTGCACAATAAAATGTTTCACCTTTCTTGTGTTGTTGCGCGCGCACGTGTGCATGCGGTCACCTCTTTCCCAGTAATGACAGTAGTGCCCCTTATTCATCAATTAATGAGTTGTTGTGCCGCAATGTGGAACTGTGTGAATCCATGAACGACTCTTCATGCTTGCAGACCGCATTATCGGGAGGGTTCTATCAGTTGTCCTTTTTCTCATGGTTACACATATCTTTTCTATATCTTCTTCCCCATTCGATGAAAGTACGAAAAGGGACCCCTCGGCACGGGGTCTCGGAGGGGTATGTGGTGTGCACACGTTacgcatacatatatacttgtatgtatgtatttgttttgcgtTTACCCCTTCCCCACTGCATTGACTTCTAGTATATGTTTTCCttgagagggggggggttgatatatatatatatatatatatatatatatatatatatattttcttttcctttctatgAGGCAAGTGGCCCTTATTGGTTGGAGGGTGATGAAACCTTGAGGCAAAGGGGGAAGTGACCACTTGGGGCTAACAACTGACGACAGGAGAAGCGGTGGTAATCACCATGGCGTGAGCGAAGTTATTGGAAATATCCTTTTATTAACACGGTGACTACATTAATTCTCTGCAGTGTTTTGTTGCCACGCAGATCAAGCATGTTGCAATGGGCATGGTTCCGTCAGTCCCTGGAtatgtgcaaaaaaaaaacaaatgcgtATACATACGTATATCTATATGTATGCGTGTGCAATTACACGTCCCCTTCGTTTCTTCACACCAAACTCTTAATGTTTCACAAGTGGTGAAAGCGGACCTCACGTGGAGGGAATGAGACACGTGGGCTTTGGTCATCACACGCGGTTGAACCGCATTGGTAGGTGTGCTTTTCCTTTGATATTCCAGCACATACGTCACTTCCCCATGGTGTTGATGGCGCCGTCAGCCGCTGTGCGATCCTATGTCACTAGTGAAATACCGCAACACGTAGCGGGTCTTGAGGAGATGCTGCCGAATTCGCTTCGTTGTCCAGAGTGTGGAAAACATTTTATGAGCGCCACAAACCTACTCTACCACCGTCGCACTCGTCACATGATCACCATAATCTCCTCCGCGCAGGAGAAGCTGGATCGCTTAAGAGAAGAGAATGCGAGACTGCGAGCAGAGCTTCAGCAGGCGCACATGCAACATCGGCAAACGACCCCCAATCAGCAGCCCATGAGTGGGACAACCGCTGGAGAACTTGACAAAACTCAACGCATTTTCCCGGCCGCCGTTCCAGAAGGGAAGGCACTGGGAATTAGTATGGCGGAGGTTCACAATCTTCGGGAGCATCCTTTCAGGGTGGGAACGGGATGTTCAGGGGTTCGCTGCGTTGGCGTCGTTTCGGACGACGTTGAAGTGGGTCACTTGGGAAGACATGAGGGCGGGACTGAGAGCGGGTTGGAGGTTTTACAGTTTACCCTCAAGTTGGAGGGATACCGCCAGCGGCGTACTGGCCGCTTAATGATGTACAATAACCTTGTCACAGTGCGCCTGATGTCACCACAGTACAGGGTTGAGAAGGGTGATGTTGTGCTTGTTATAGGGAACTATGGTTTGCATAGGTCGTTTGACCTGATATCTAAGCAATCAATGGAGAATTGTGTCTTGGAGGCGGGGTACATCGGGCTGTTGAAACGAGGCAGCCAGGCGGGTAATTCGGAGTACACGCGGGAGGACGTTTAGGCATTCTAGCCATGACCTTCAcaaagcattttttttttttgacttgtATTATTCCTCACATGATGCTACGGTAATGTTGTGAGAACAATGTTTCGGGTGGGAGACGGGGGAGCCAAATTACATTTGCGGCAGCCGTGACACCagatattattgttattactatcCCCAGCGGTGTGTTGACTCTCTGCTGTTGTAAACGACGCGCGTGACACTCCCTATTCGCGAATCAAGCAAGTCatgttctcttttccttttcccttttttacacATTGTTGTTTAATTATCCATTTACTCCTTCTCTCTCCCCGTATATTCCCTTTTACCGCCGCCGTAAGCGGTAAACCGCAAGCGAACTGTAGGTATTCACCGCAGCGTGAAAGGGGAATCAGATGTCGAAATCACGCGCGGTGGTGAAGTTTGGTGGCGACCAATCGAAGGAGACGGTTTCCTTCCGAAATTTCTTTGATGTGCTGAATCAACGGCACAGCAACGTGTCCGTCTCAGGCCTGGCGGTGACCCTCTTGTTCGAGTTGCTCTCCATATCCATTTATGTGGAGGCATCTTTCTACGCCCATCCAACGTCGATATACGATTTCAACTGGAAAACCGGCCGGTTCATTACCGTAGCGATCATCAACGCTATATTCTTTTCGGAGTGGATCGTAATGCTCTGGGTAGAGGAGCAGAAGGTGAGGTATtgcctttctttgttgtcaATCGTAAATGCCCTGACGTGCTTGCCAATGGTTATTGTGGGTATTGGTGCAATTGTCAAGCCCACATGGCAAAGCGTATGGGTGCCCCTGTTTCTCCGCGTGTGGTGGCTGCGCAAATGCATTTTAGTCCTGCTCGACTATCCGCAGGTTGCGAAGTGGATGATGGACATAAGACGCGATATCTGTCGTTTCTTGATTACCATGCTTGCCGTCCTCTCCACGTGTGTTGGTATACAGCAGTTTGTGGAGACCTTGGCTGGGAATTACATGGATCCGTTTTCGTCTCTCTACTGCATGGTCACCACTTTTGGGACGATTGGGTACGGTGACGTATCGCCGCAAACGGCACCGGGTCGGTTCCTTATGATTGGCTTTCTTGTCGTGGCCCTCAGTTATTTCCTGCCCCTGTTCCAGCGGTTGGCACAAATTGGTCGAGACCACCTGAACTATAATGAATGTCACTCGTGTTGGGGAAGGAGGCCGCACGTCATATTCTCCGGTATTTTCACGGGGCTTGGGGCAGAAATCATATTGATGAATTTCTACGCCGGTTGGAGGAAGTACCTTGGTGTTAGAGTGGTACTTCTTTCTCCTGTCGACTTTCCTCCCGAGGTGAGGCTGTTAGCCGACATCCCTTGGCTCAGGAACCGCGTTGTACTCATGATTGGAGATTCAGCTAAGCAGGTGGATCTCATACGGGCTGACGCCGCGAACGCCGAGGCTATTTTCTTGTTCGGTGACACGGGTTCGGCAGCTTATCATGCCGATTACCAGGTGATACAACAATCACTTGCCATACGCCAGTTCGATCCCGAACTCCCTCAACATCTGTACCTTCGAAGCGAGCGACATACCCGACACGTGGCGTCCTATGCTGCCAGTGTAGTGGAGGTTGAGAGGCTGTTGCATCACTTGTTGGGGCTCGGTGCTGCGGTCCCCGGGGCTGTACCCTTAATAATGAACCTTCTCCGAACGTACGAACCACTCAAAGTGAAGGGTACAGCTTCACGTCCGTGGATAGAGGAATATGAGTGGTCGCTGCAAAATGATATCCACTGTTTAGAGATGCAGCAAACGCTCAGAGGTTATAGTTTCCACAGTTTGGCAAGGCTGCTCCTCCAGCACAACGTCACGCCCATAGGCATTATCGATGAAAACGGCGAGGTGCAACTCAACCCGCATAGGATATCCTCTTCTGCAGTCAAACTTGTTGTAGTTGCCAAAGCCCTTCGGTCCGCCAGGAGTGCACTGGAGGCTGCGGAGGAAGCGCACTCTCAGACCTCATTTGGAGAACATACGGGTGaggtggagggaaaagaaccaTGCATCTACGGAATGGACCGCGAGGTGGCTGCCGGCGCATACTACACCTCCGATTTTCCCGGTCGGGAGGCCAAAAGTGGAGTTGAGGCGCTGCAGCTTGTGGATGATGCCTACGACTTCGAGAATCATTTTGTGGTTATCGACCTCTCGATGGCAAAAGCGAAGGCACCAGAAACAGAGGGGGCGCGAGAGGGATCCCTCAGCTCAGCTGCCATGGATGTCTTCCATGTGATGCGTTCCATCCGGCAGTCGTATCCACAAAATGATATTGTCTTGCTAACGAAAGACACCTCCTTCTCCGCCTACTTTGGGCGCTATTGGAATTCGGTCCCGGGTGCCATTCCAGTGAAATATATCGATGGCTGCGGATTGAACGCAAACGACCTCAGACGTTGCAACCTCAAGCGCAGCGCAGgtatcatcatttttttttctggggaCATTGGGGGTGCCTCTACTGGTGGACTCTCCCTTTTGGTCTTTCTTTCGGTTGCGTCCATTCTTCCTTCGTCGCATAACATACCCGTTGTGGTGGAACTGGACAGCACGCAGtatctctccctctttccacCATATGCCGACGACCCGTATCTGTGCAGCAGGGCCGAATCTGATTTTGTATTTGAACCCAACTATGTTATCGGCAACGCCTTAAGTAGGCATATGTTTTTCCCATCTGTACACCGTACTTATTTTATGGACGAATTCGTTGACATTATTGACATGATGGTTAGTGGTGTGGATGAAAGGACGCCGTCACTCGGTCGGCTCCCGTTGCTCTTCACCACTGACTCGTTACACATTTATCAGGACGTAGTTGAATACTGCCTCAAACTCTGTTATCTACCGATTGGTTTGCACCGTTGCATCTCGGACCCGGAAACCCCGTATATCAACGGCCAACGTTTTGTGCTCACAAACCCACCGGGGGATTTGATTGTTGATCAGAAATGCGATGCCGTTTTCTACCTTCTACCGGCTAGTTGATGCTGCCATGatgttgtcttctttttttttccttctggcTGACACCGACGATGTGCAAGTGGGCACTTTGACGGTTGTGGTCGCTCGACTCGCCCTTGTGCGCCGCACACTAaagataacaataataacaataacgtTAAAAATAAATCCTAGGAAGCTTTACCACAtctatcaccaccaccaccctccCCGGtgggcctttttttttcccccttttctggtgcccctccccccccctccacacacacacacacacacacacacacacacacacacacacacacacacacattagGTCTTTTGAAAATAAGGGAACGGCATGTGCGGTTGACCCCTTTGGAGCAGCGGTGAATGGAGCAAACGAGCAACCCCACGCCATGCGGAGCAACAAAGAGAGACACGTATCGCCTACACATGAAGCGGCTAGCGGGGATGAGGGTTGGAAAACGAATCGGGAGGAAACGGCCTTTTTGCCGGCGAAATAAAAATGGTGTCGGCGAGCGAGTAGGTGCGGCAACGCGGGCCTTTAAGGCGGACACTTTCTTGATGAAGCGGATCGGCAACTTCCTTTCGGGGATGTAAGGCGTAACGCGGTTGTGCGAAACCCCGCGGGGGCCAATGTCAagcaccatttttttttttttttgcaacgACGGTAAACGggtagagaaagaaaaatagtaaCAGACAGGGCCTCAAGCactattttccccccttttacaTATGGCAAGTCTATTTATATATGATGGGGGCCACAACGTAACCGTGACAACGGGGAAGAAATCATCGTGAAGCTGAGCACCCCACTGCAACGGGTGCCGGATCGTGCAACGAAGTGGTTAAAGAGACATTTTATGGAAatctgaacaaaaaaaagtggagcGCCACATTGTTGTTTAGTGATTGCATTTTGGGACCGCTGCACCCAGCTGCTGCTGGAAGGGAAATGGGTTCGGGCCACGGCCCAAGCACCGCGCAGACGCTCATTGTTTGGATGGAAAGGATGTTTTCATGAAGGAAATAGGGGTTAGGCACTGGAATTTGAGAGAGGTTGtaggagaaagagagaactGGTTGGGTGAAAGCGGTTATAAGACGGGGAGAGGCGGTATACTTGTTGAGACGTGCGGATgttgaagggggaaaaaaagaaggggataTGCTTCAGGAAATCTATGTGGTTTACGCGTCAGTCTCTACACGAACGTGTGGGAGATGACGGGGGTCCGTATGGCTAGACGCCACAGAAAGGGGGACCGGACCCTCACAGAAACCGAAATCCAGTAGTCAAAAGCGCTGCGACATCTGAGCGGCAGTAGTTGGAGGGAACCGCGTCGCACAATAGCACCGGCTCGCACCGCATTTGAATCCACAGCTCCCCCCTCCACTCCCTCCCCATGCTTTCCAGGAACCGTGGGTACGTGGTAATTCCCGAAAAATAATCGGTCAACCGCCCCATATTATGAAGTAGGCCCGGCTAAGGCATGGGGATTCCCCATGCACGCACAGAGgcgaaggtttttttttccttttttatgaAGCATATTAGGTCAAACTCTCCACCGTCGCTTGCCGCCTGCGCCATGACGCTTTAACAGTGTGCAGTAGCAGGCGACGGCAAAAATGCGAACCTCGCACCTATACCAAAGTTCCAGAAGAcgattaaaaaaagaaaaacaatatgtGAAACCCTTTTCCCGGATCAACACCCCAAACAGGGACCATCCGCCTACATCAGCAAAAGAATAAGTAatccctctctctttttggaAATGCGCCTTCCCCGAGTGTCGACACCTGTGGTGTTGCCGCGTCACTTGGAGGGGGTTTCAAGTACAGACTGGGTTCGATACGTCGCGGATCGCAATGGAATAATAGATGTTGTTCCCCTTAGTGTTTTGTGAGATGCAATGCGACCCGCAACCCAATAGCGGCATAAGcaatggaaacaaaacaaataaaacaaatgcCAATACTAACAAAGACTCTTCTTTCCACAATGTTTCCACGGAGTGGTAAAGGAGGCTCTCCTCCGCGTGCCGATGGACGATGGAATGGGCGGACAAAGGGTGTAAGAAGTAATAGCCCCCGTATGTCTAACCAACGCCCTGAACCGTCAGAGGCCCACACTTCGTCAACCTGTTCCCCAGCCTTTCTTCAGGCGCCTGCCGTGTTCGTACTTGAAATGGCGGGCATTCGGTGTACTTCTCCTGAGGTCAAATTCACGGCCCATTCCACGGGAATAtcggaaaggaaagagaggcTTCAGTGTCCTAACCTCCGCCAGAAAACCGCCAACTACGTGCGGTAAAATTGACGCGGCGGGGGTATCACGGTATCCAGTGATTACGGATCGTCGCGTCATCCATCCAGAGAGAACCATATCGGGGCCAGAGAACCATCCCAAACAGGTTGCCGACCGCAGCTgccctttatttccttcgtcTGCTGCTGGCAGTAGTGAGCAATGAAATCGAGCTCAAGAAGCCAACGCGGACCCTAAGAAGAAGGGTGAGGTGCCTTAGCGGTTTCCATCCTTCAGGGGCCGCACAAATACGCAGCCTCTTGGCGGAGCTGTTGAACGAAGCAGCGGAGGGCGGTGCCCGAAATAGACAAATTGGGACACCCGGTGTGTGCAGCCCAATAAGTGCGTTTATCGGTCGCATAGCGGGTACCTCAGCTACGACTAACTCCGCATACAAGATCTTTTCCGCGTCCGTgtataagaaagaaaagaaagaaaaaccgCATCAAGGGCCAACGGaggggaaacacacacatccatCCGAAGAGACGGTGAACAACAACGGTGGATCACATATTTTCCCTATGTGACAAGTGGTGCACTCAGCGCTCCGAACCGAAAAAGCATCAGAAGAATAGCTATCATCGAAGCAGATTCACTCCCCTCGCCTGGAGCTCCGATAAGACTTCACTGTCAATTTTGACACCCCTCAAGTTCACGGAACGCAACCGTGGCAAAGTCGTAAGCGCTTCCACACCCTTTTCCACTGACAGGCAAGAGTTGAGGCTAATTTCCTCCAAcgtcttcactgcagcgAGGCAAGATACATCGGTAATGTCCATGCACGTATCGAGGCAAAGCACCACCAAACTGCGGCTTGCGCTCAAATCCCGCAGAGAGTCGTCTGTGATGGGCAAACACGTTCCATCTAGTCTACGGAGTTCAGGAAGCTGAGAAATATTGCCAATACCCTGTTTCACCTCTGTGCACGCGTCAAGATTTAACTCCCCTAGCGTTTTGAGGCTTACGAGTGCTGATAAATCCGTTAGATTATCGCAGGAAGAAATATCAAGTCTTACAAGACTCCGACTTGAGCACAAGTCTCGCAGAGCACAATCGGTAATGGGTGTGCAGCTCAAATCAAGTTCGTAGAGTCCTGGCAACTTACCCAGGTCACCAATACCTGCCACCACAGCCTCGCACGACTGGAGATTAAGGTACTTCAAGGTCTTCAGCTCCGCGAGGGGCGAGACGTCAGTTAGCTGGTCGCACCAGGAAAGGTTAAGTTTTACCAAACTCCGGCTTGAAGAAAGACCCTGCAAAAAAACGTCCACAATGGAGGAATAACTTAGATCAAGTTCATATAGCGCTGGCAAACCACCCAGCTTCCCAACACCTTCCTCCAGAGATGTGCATGACTCAAGAGTAAGCTGTCTCAGAACCTGAACATCAGCGATGTGCAGCACATCCGTTAGACAACCACACGAAACTATACAGAGATTCAAAAGACTGGTGGTGGCGCCTAGGCCACGAAGAGAGTTGCCCCTCATCGAGGTGCCTATCAAATACAGCTCGCGAAGTGCCGGCAACTTTCCAAGACTACCGATACCCGTCTCAATACCCACACACTTACATATTGCCAGATGCTCCAATGCTGTCATCTCAGCAAGAGGTGAAACATCCTTCAAATAGGGACACGAATCAAGGCAGA
Encoded proteins:
- a CDS encoding T. brucei spp.-specific protein, with translation MCGFAVGGEGGGRFDKIVAPQCITPINTFLPPLHRVASAHVNKDVNERDAANVYIYILPLLMWRWHSNILEKKKRKSHSASQLLIALVEPAHAKGKFITCTHIQPRLYLRISACLCASVRFRGGGESIIATLMTNLRGRPFVCLLVLMHASRVCYVALVEVRSPFTFPTVRDPCPNEAAEINGVAQNFEYSDAKYHPHCSCKGACHYWVERCPLISLR
- a CDS encoding calcium/potassium channel (CAKC), putative; amino-acid sequence: MSKSRAVVKFGGDQSKETVSFRNFFDVLNQRHSNVSVSGLAVTLLFELLSISIYVEASFYAHPTSIYDFNWKTGRFITVAIINAIFFSEWIVMLWVEEQKVRYCLSLLSIVNALTCLPMVIVGIGAIVKPTWQSVWVPLFLRVWWLRKCILVLLDYPQVAKWMMDIRRDICRFLITMLAVLSTCVGIQQFVETLAGNYMDPFSSLYCMVTTFGTIGYGDVSPQTAPGRFLMIGFLVVALSYFLPLFQRLAQIGRDHLNYNECHSCWGRRPHVIFSGIFTGLGAEIILMNFYAGWRKYLGVRVVLLSPVDFPPEVRLLADIPWLRNRVVLMIGDSAKQVDLIRADAANAEAIFLFGDTGSAAYHADYQVIQQSLAIRQFDPELPQHLYLRSERHTRHVASYAASVVEVERLLHHLLGLGAAVPGAVPLIMNLLRTYEPLKVKGTASRPWIEEYEWSLQNDIHCLEMQQTLRGYSFHSLARLLLQHNVTPIGIIDENGEVQLNPHRISSSAVKLVVVAKALRSARSALEAAEEAHSQTSFGEHTGEVEGKEPCIYGMDREVAAGAYYTSDFPGREAKSGVEALQLVDDAYDFENHFVVIDLSMAKAKAPETEGAREGSLSSAAMDVFHVMRSIRQSYPQNDIVLLTKDTSFSAYFGRYWNSVPGAIPVKYIDGCGLNANDLRRCNLKRSAGIIIFFSGDIGGASTGGLSLLVFLSVASILPSSHNIPVVVELDSTQYLSLFPPYADDPYLCSRAESDFVFEPNYVIGNALSRHMFFPSVHRTYFMDEFVDIIDMMVSGVDERTPSLGRLPLLFTTDSLHIYQDVVEYCLKLCYLPIGLHRCISDPETPYINGQRFVLTNPPGDLIVDQKCDAVFYLLPAS
- a CDS encoding leucine-rich repeat protein (LRRP), putative: MLEGSDASVGGDVRPCCGETNRLRVGSLRATGSDELRSCHHLILTEKVERESLRFLRLCTSIQTLRFEGEYPFADLSPIPELRSLGELSIEEAPKLENFVGIKNLPQLKALEVAEAPIRGGCLQTLTAGCNLVKLCLDSCPYLKDVSPLAEMTALEHLAICKCVGIETGIGSLGKLPALRELYLIGTSMRGNSLRGLGATTSLLNLCIVSCGCLTDVLHIADVQVLRQLTLESCTSLEEGVGKLGGLPALYELDLSYSSIVDVFLQGLSSSRSLVKLNLSWCDQLTDVSPLAELKTLKYLNLQSCEAVVAGIGDLGKLPGLYELDLSCTPITDCALRDLCSSRSLVRLDISSCDNLTDLSALVSLKTLGELNLDACTEVKQGIGNISQLPELRRLDGTCLPITDDSLRDLSASRSLVVLCLDTCMDITDVSCLAAVKTLEEISLNSCLSVEKGVEALTTLPRLRSVNLRGVKIDSEVLSELQARGVNLLR